The following are from one region of the Sandaracinus amylolyticus genome:
- a CDS encoding proprotein convertase P-domain-containing protein, which yields MTRLRSLLCIAALLVACGGPGEPRFAEVTISSAAPSATLSGSTRAVAPAIELSPGCPGYLDPAAPEHVVHLDDATAVTITARSSRGPLALAISGGGEVRCDSDGGAGHAPHVTVDRAGDYAVHVASLHQAEDLQYELVIAPAGSDPASAPPAPGSDRQAVSVTVTSDPPGASVRTPEGQVLGTTPAMFVIHVSASEIGTERRFVLDMPGRPSTEVSGRLIGGAVVMHATLPGGPAPQIASLGGVASIGATMQGAELVATASSAQPIRDYQVARQAVDVNAECTVARATVDVDIRHSFIGDLRVVLRAPSGTEVTLHDHGGAGRANLVTSYDWNARRGALQRLAGQSARGQWTMAVHDDAGADTGTFRSFTLRLACVESGAPIATQSDGLGLTGTGGSGGRGDPTIGFGTQSPPPPTRPQVRRSRPRTTTMPPQQAPVLDPWGRRPLPPQPPPPPQPWQQSPTPGSRSNGGGGGGRVIVAPMG from the coding sequence GTGACGCGCCTGCGATCTCTCCTCTGTATCGCCGCGCTGCTGGTCGCGTGCGGCGGTCCCGGTGAGCCCCGCTTCGCCGAGGTCACGATCTCGAGCGCGGCGCCGAGCGCCACGCTCTCGGGCAGCACGCGCGCCGTCGCCCCCGCGATCGAGCTCAGCCCCGGGTGCCCTGGGTATCTCGATCCCGCAGCGCCCGAGCACGTCGTGCACCTCGACGACGCGACCGCGGTCACGATCACCGCGCGCTCGAGCCGCGGCCCGCTCGCGCTCGCGATCTCCGGCGGCGGCGAGGTGCGCTGCGACAGCGACGGCGGCGCGGGCCACGCGCCGCACGTCACCGTCGATCGAGCGGGCGACTACGCGGTGCACGTCGCGTCGCTGCACCAGGCCGAGGATCTGCAGTACGAGCTGGTGATCGCGCCCGCGGGCAGCGATCCCGCGAGCGCGCCGCCGGCGCCGGGCAGCGATCGTCAGGCGGTGAGCGTGACGGTCACCAGCGATCCGCCGGGCGCGTCGGTGCGCACGCCCGAGGGCCAGGTGCTCGGCACCACGCCCGCGATGTTCGTCATCCACGTGAGCGCGAGCGAGATCGGCACCGAGCGCCGCTTCGTGCTCGACATGCCGGGCCGCCCGAGCACCGAGGTGAGCGGGCGTCTGATCGGCGGTGCGGTGGTGATGCACGCGACGCTGCCCGGCGGGCCGGCGCCGCAGATCGCGAGCCTCGGCGGCGTCGCGTCCATCGGCGCGACGATGCAGGGCGCCGAGCTCGTCGCGACCGCGTCGAGCGCGCAGCCGATCCGCGACTACCAGGTCGCGCGCCAGGCGGTCGACGTGAACGCGGAGTGCACGGTTGCGCGCGCAACCGTGGACGTCGACATCCGTCACTCGTTCATCGGCGATCTGCGCGTCGTGCTCCGCGCGCCGAGCGGCACCGAGGTCACGCTGCACGACCACGGTGGCGCGGGCCGCGCGAACCTGGTCACGAGCTACGACTGGAACGCGCGACGCGGCGCGCTGCAGCGCCTCGCAGGACAGAGCGCGCGCGGTCAGTGGACGATGGCGGTGCACGACGATGCGGGCGCCGACACCGGCACGTTCCGCTCGTTCACGCTGCGCCTCGCGTGCGTCGAGTCGGGCGCGCCGATCGCGACGCAGAGCGATGGCCTCGGCCTCACCGGCACCGGTGGATCGGGCGGCCGCGGCGATCCCACGATCGGCTTCGGCACCCAGTCGCCTCCGCCCCCGACGCGCCCGCAGGTGCGGCGATCGCGGCCGCGCACGACCACGATGCCGCCCCAGCAAGCACCGGTGCTCGATCCCTGGGGCCGGCGTCCGCTGCCTCCTCAGCCTCCGCCTCCGCCCCAGCCCTGGCAGCAGTCGCCGACGCCGGGATCGCGCAGCAACGGCGGTGGCGGTGGCGGCCGCGTGATCGTCGCGCCGATGGGATGA
- a CDS encoding vWA domain-containing protein has protein sequence MSFAAFPLWAVLAMAGAAAVAIVAVYLLRRTPRPQVVSNVEFWMRAMQSAKPKLLASWRIPLIAMLISLLAALAMIALIGDPRFGSGVRGTTVVVLDAGRTMDAVGVDGERRLDRALLELRRWVERTTITGEVAVVRAGMRPSVLLPITDDAADLQRALTGLALDDGPSDLPAAIALADTILAEHGALEAGVGQILVVADEGVEVATRAPIVVLPVGTAAHTVAITSFSARRVPEAVGEYAVRCEVSAFTAGRARARVVIRDGDVTILDERVEIAPHTSEVLEAGGFSSARAELVAELHDIELASGEDGFEGDDRAYAVVDALEATRVLLVSDGDRYLEAALAAHPGLDVDVMAPAAITGTSTADLARYHALVLDGVTLPSGVAHGAQLIFAPPARGALRVGNSISRPRITATLATHPALDGLRLDATRVTRATALIAEPSDQVLLRSGGHALGIARQLPRGRLVAFGFGTEDTDLVRGEAFPLLVHSSLRWVADRAEPTPLARRVGGPLVADSGHAVRDPDGETITSGVVPEVARAGIWHVGDRAVAFSSVDHASPLAAGATGGRFAARSTWPPLALMIAGALVALLLLEWALLHRGRLE, from the coding sequence GTGAGCTTCGCGGCGTTCCCCCTCTGGGCGGTGCTCGCGATGGCCGGTGCGGCCGCGGTCGCGATCGTCGCGGTGTATCTGCTGCGCCGCACGCCGCGCCCCCAGGTCGTCTCGAACGTCGAGTTCTGGATGCGCGCGATGCAGAGCGCGAAGCCGAAGCTCCTCGCGAGCTGGCGCATCCCGCTGATCGCGATGTTGATCTCGCTGCTCGCCGCGCTGGCGATGATCGCGCTGATCGGCGATCCGCGCTTCGGCTCGGGTGTGCGCGGTACGACCGTCGTGGTGCTCGACGCGGGGCGCACGATGGACGCGGTCGGCGTCGACGGAGAGCGCCGCCTCGATCGCGCGCTCCTCGAGCTCCGGCGCTGGGTCGAACGCACGACGATCACCGGCGAGGTCGCGGTGGTGCGCGCCGGCATGCGGCCCAGCGTGCTCTTGCCGATCACCGACGACGCCGCCGATCTGCAGCGCGCGCTGACCGGGCTCGCGCTCGACGACGGGCCGAGCGATCTCCCCGCGGCGATCGCGCTCGCCGACACGATCCTCGCCGAGCACGGCGCGCTCGAGGCAGGCGTCGGGCAGATCCTCGTGGTCGCCGACGAAGGCGTGGAGGTCGCGACCCGCGCGCCCATCGTCGTGCTGCCGGTCGGCACCGCTGCGCACACCGTCGCGATCACGTCGTTCTCCGCGCGCCGGGTGCCCGAGGCAGTCGGCGAATACGCGGTGCGATGCGAGGTGAGCGCGTTCACCGCGGGTCGCGCGCGAGCGCGCGTGGTGATCCGCGATGGCGACGTGACGATCCTCGACGAGCGCGTCGAGATCGCGCCGCACACCTCCGAGGTGCTCGAGGCGGGCGGGTTCTCGAGCGCGCGCGCCGAGCTGGTCGCGGAGCTGCACGACATCGAGCTCGCGAGCGGCGAGGACGGCTTCGAGGGCGACGATCGCGCCTACGCGGTGGTCGATGCGCTCGAGGCCACCCGCGTGCTCCTGGTGAGCGACGGAGATCGTTACCTCGAGGCCGCGCTCGCCGCGCATCCCGGCCTCGACGTCGACGTGATGGCCCCCGCCGCGATCACGGGGACCAGCACCGCCGATCTCGCGCGCTACCACGCGCTGGTGCTCGATGGGGTCACGCTCCCGTCGGGCGTCGCCCACGGCGCGCAGCTGATCTTCGCGCCTCCCGCGCGCGGCGCGCTGCGCGTCGGCAATTCGATCTCGCGCCCGCGCATCACCGCGACCCTCGCGACCCATCCTGCGCTCGACGGGCTGCGCCTCGACGCGACCCGCGTGACCCGCGCCACCGCGCTGATCGCCGAGCCCAGCGATCAGGTGCTGCTGCGCAGCGGCGGCCACGCGCTCGGGATCGCGCGACAGCTCCCGCGCGGTCGGCTCGTCGCGTTCGGCTTCGGCACCGAGGACACCGATCTCGTGCGCGGCGAGGCGTTCCCGCTGCTCGTGCACTCGTCGCTGCGCTGGGTCGCCGATCGCGCCGAGCCCACGCCGCTCGCGCGTCGGGTCGGCGGACCGCTCGTCGCGGACAGCGGACACGCGGTGCGCGATCCCGATGGCGAGACGATCACGAGTGGCGTGGTGCCCGAGGTCGCGCGCGCCGGGATCTGGCACGTCGGCGATCGCGCGGTCGCGTTCTCGTCGGTCGATCACGCATCGCCGCTCGCCGCGGGCGCGACCGGTGGACGCTTCGCCGCGCGCAGCACCTGGCCTCCGCTCGCGCTGATGATCGCGGGCGCGCTCGTCGCGCTCCTGCTGCTCGAGTGGGCGCTCTTGCATCGCGGGAGGCTCGAGTGA
- a CDS encoding VWA domain-containing protein, giving the protein MSITVGWPIALWGLLAVPLLLVLTLRSKFALSRGRRWAAAILRALVVALVVLSVADVRIAWPTDDLALATVIDGSPAIAPEERAALESELGRMHAAHPEVSARIVGAAQQGAREDVATRLSAAVATMPRDRVRRVLLATDGRDPAGDLPAAIDAARRAGVEVSVLPMGISPPIDGVAIASVETPRLVRAAETLDVGATIVASMSRHVRFEALLDGRSVATTELDVPEGTSERRIAVEFPDQPGMHELELVLHAGDGIALNDRWRSLVEVLPKPRVRIHHDLDRPEPALARVLRESGMDVDVVGPQAAFTRLADYDRYSLVIADEMELGDFTEEQQRTLRRWVEEQGGGLITVTGSNAVRRTPRVLREIEPIEPPPALPEPRPLELVIVIDRSSSMSGHAMESARRAGVAAVRALRADAMVGAVAFSGAADRVQAPVPMSQADTVVGFIQGLNAEGGTNIAAAVQAANRIMSNDPRYIHHVILVSDGESEPQSAIAAAIALAGRGVSISTITIGPYSQLLSEIARIGRGRYHTTSAAGLTSLVVSEAMYRQPPAHRQSSFRVREQTHLAMLDGVSFESAPALNGHALSAPKTGATVALTATEGMPLLAHWHRGLGQVATFTSATSGSWADHFRAWPGFRTFWSSLARGMLRTRTVEPPRVIVERDPLRADVRHVTVVSPFPVLEPAPIVRMFRARGPGAALELEPRGPGVWQSEVPLAIGEQFLVDARLPIDPEPTAAAGDEAPYPESLRAFGPDRAALDRLATIGGGRVVDAPLAVLEAPGEAEVMRPLRTAILALALVLYVLSLLLLRLPDRRLASGLSVERPSRIPVPARGRPSLTDSPAPRQKNDKEAA; this is encoded by the coding sequence GTGAGCATCACCGTCGGCTGGCCGATCGCGCTGTGGGGTCTCCTCGCGGTCCCGCTGCTGCTCGTGCTCACGCTGCGCAGCAAGTTCGCGCTCTCGCGCGGACGTCGCTGGGCCGCGGCGATCCTCCGCGCGCTGGTGGTCGCGCTGGTCGTGCTCTCGGTCGCCGACGTGCGCATCGCGTGGCCCACCGACGACCTCGCGCTCGCGACCGTGATCGACGGCTCGCCCGCGATCGCGCCCGAAGAGCGCGCCGCGCTCGAGAGCGAGCTCGGCCGCATGCACGCCGCGCATCCCGAGGTGAGCGCGCGCATCGTCGGCGCCGCACAACAAGGCGCGCGCGAGGACGTCGCCACGCGCCTGTCGGCCGCGGTCGCGACGATGCCGCGCGATCGGGTGCGTCGCGTGCTCCTCGCGACCGACGGACGTGATCCCGCGGGCGATCTCCCCGCCGCGATCGACGCGGCGCGCCGCGCCGGGGTCGAGGTCTCGGTGCTCCCGATGGGCATCTCGCCGCCGATCGACGGAGTCGCGATCGCGTCGGTCGAGACCCCGCGCCTGGTGCGCGCCGCCGAGACGCTCGACGTGGGCGCGACCATCGTCGCGTCGATGTCGCGCCACGTGCGCTTCGAAGCGCTGCTCGACGGACGCAGCGTCGCGACCACCGAGCTCGACGTGCCCGAAGGCACCTCGGAGCGCCGCATCGCGGTCGAATTCCCCGATCAGCCGGGCATGCACGAGCTCGAGCTCGTGCTGCACGCGGGCGACGGAATCGCGCTCAACGATCGCTGGCGCTCGCTGGTCGAGGTGCTGCCCAAGCCGCGCGTCCGCATCCATCACGACCTCGATCGTCCCGAGCCCGCGCTGGCGCGGGTGCTGCGCGAGTCGGGCATGGACGTCGACGTGGTCGGCCCGCAGGCCGCGTTCACGCGCCTCGCCGACTACGACCGCTACTCGCTCGTGATCGCCGACGAGATGGAGCTCGGCGACTTCACCGAGGAGCAGCAGCGCACGCTGCGGCGCTGGGTGGAAGAGCAGGGCGGTGGGCTCATCACCGTCACCGGCTCGAACGCGGTGCGTCGCACCCCGCGCGTGCTCCGCGAGATCGAGCCCATCGAGCCGCCGCCCGCGCTGCCCGAGCCGCGCCCGCTCGAGCTCGTGATCGTGATCGACCGCAGCTCGAGCATGAGCGGCCACGCGATGGAGTCGGCGCGCCGCGCCGGGGTCGCCGCGGTGCGCGCGCTGCGCGCCGATGCGATGGTCGGTGCGGTCGCGTTCTCGGGCGCCGCCGATCGCGTGCAGGCGCCCGTGCCGATGTCGCAGGCCGACACCGTGGTCGGCTTCATCCAGGGCCTGAACGCCGAGGGCGGCACCAACATCGCCGCCGCGGTCCAGGCTGCGAACCGGATCATGTCGAACGATCCGCGGTACATCCATCACGTGATCCTGGTGAGCGACGGCGAGAGCGAGCCGCAGTCGGCGATCGCGGCCGCGATCGCGCTCGCGGGTCGCGGGGTGTCGATCTCGACGATCACGATCGGCCCCTACTCGCAGCTGCTCTCCGAGATCGCGCGCATCGGGCGCGGTCGCTACCACACGACGAGCGCCGCGGGCCTCACCTCGCTCGTGGTGAGCGAGGCGATGTACCGCCAGCCGCCCGCGCATCGACAGAGCTCGTTCCGGGTGCGCGAGCAGACGCACCTCGCGATGCTCGACGGCGTGTCGTTCGAGAGCGCGCCCGCGCTCAACGGTCACGCGCTCTCCGCGCCGAAGACCGGCGCCACGGTCGCGCTCACCGCGACCGAGGGCATGCCGCTGCTCGCGCACTGGCACCGCGGGCTCGGTCAGGTCGCGACCTTCACCAGCGCGACGAGCGGCAGCTGGGCCGATCACTTCCGCGCGTGGCCGGGGTTCCGCACGTTCTGGTCGTCGCTCGCGCGCGGCATGTTGCGCACCCGCACCGTCGAGCCGCCGCGCGTCATCGTCGAGCGCGATCCGCTCCGCGCCGACGTGCGGCATGTCACCGTCGTGTCCCCGTTCCCCGTGCTCGAGCCGGCGCCGATCGTGCGGATGTTCCGGGCGCGTGGTCCGGGCGCAGCGCTCGAGCTCGAGCCGCGCGGTCCCGGCGTGTGGCAGAGCGAAGTGCCCCTCGCGATCGGCGAGCAGTTCCTCGTCGATGCGCGCCTCCCGATCGATCCCGAGCCCACTGCGGCGGCCGGTGACGAAGCACCGTACCCCGAGTCGCTGCGCGCGTTCGGGCCCGATCGCGCCGCGCTCGATCGTCTCGCGACGATCGGCGGAGGACGCGTGGTCGACGCGCCGCTCGCGGTGCTCGAGGCGCCCGGCGAGGCCGAGGTCATGCGCCCGCTGCGCACCGCGATCCTCGCGCTCGCGCTCGTTCTCTACGTGCTCTCGCTCCTCCTCCTGCGCCTGCCCGATCGCCGCCTCGCGAGCGGGCTCTCGGTGGAGCGTCCCTCGCGCATCCCGGTGCCCGCGCGTGGTCGTCCCTCGCTGACCGACTCGCCCGCGCCCCGCCAGAAGAACGACAAGGAGGCCGCGTGA
- a CDS encoding DUF58 domain-containing protein encodes MKLLDHAARRLLDRLQLAVRPGSTATRQGGHKSPVLASGVEFADHRQYVPGDDVRHIDWKAFARHGQLTIRQFEEERDARVYVMLDLSGSMSRGAPVAKLEMAKRLAASFAYVGMRQFDRALVMPFGDDLERETRPLRTAADLPEVDRFLTECGAGGPTSFAQAVRSLAERFPQRGLVVVITDLMKPEGWDAGFRTIGALGHELRVVHVRCPEDLAPDFQGELELFDVEDQRTVRLRVSRDLLDAYRKEIEKHVGSCRDSARRAGGRFVDVPIEMPLEMALRRAFAGGDSAGARR; translated from the coding sequence TTGAAGCTCCTCGATCACGCTGCGCGACGTCTGCTCGATCGCCTCCAGCTCGCGGTCCGCCCGGGATCCACCGCGACGCGGCAGGGCGGGCACAAGTCGCCCGTGCTCGCGAGCGGCGTCGAGTTCGCCGATCACCGCCAGTACGTGCCCGGCGACGACGTGCGGCACATCGACTGGAAGGCGTTCGCGCGCCACGGGCAGCTCACGATCCGGCAGTTCGAGGAAGAGCGCGACGCGCGCGTCTACGTGATGCTCGATCTCTCGGGCTCGATGTCGCGCGGTGCGCCGGTCGCGAAGCTCGAGATGGCCAAGCGTCTCGCGGCGTCGTTCGCGTACGTCGGGATGAGGCAGTTCGATCGCGCGCTGGTCATGCCCTTCGGTGACGACCTCGAGCGCGAGACGCGCCCGCTGCGCACCGCCGCCGATCTGCCCGAGGTCGATCGGTTCCTCACCGAGTGCGGCGCGGGTGGGCCCACGTCGTTCGCCCAGGCGGTGCGCTCGCTCGCCGAGCGCTTCCCGCAGCGCGGCCTCGTCGTCGTGATCACCGACCTGATGAAGCCGGAGGGATGGGACGCGGGGTTCCGCACCATCGGCGCGCTCGGTCACGAGCTGCGCGTGGTGCACGTGCGCTGCCCCGAGGATCTCGCGCCCGACTTCCAGGGCGAGCTCGAGCTCTTCGACGTCGAAGATCAGCGCACCGTGCGGCTGCGCGTCTCGCGCGATCTGCTCGACGCGTATCGCAAGGAGATCGAGAAGCACGTCGGGTCGTGTCGTGACTCGGCGCGCCGCGCGGGCGGGCGCTTCGTCGACGTGCCGATCGAGATGCCGCTCGAGATGGCGCTGCGCCGCGCGTTCGCGGGCGGCGATTCGGCGGGAGCGCGCCGGTGA
- the cglD gene encoding adventurous gliding motility lipoprotein CglD — protein sequence MTRVTLFVATLVFLSACDGEAPPGDAGHDLPDAAHVVDAAAPDAGSDAGGEAPIDAGSDGGSDAYVPPIDSDCDGLIDGPTREGWLGEDLDGDGELDEGETDPSVFDSDGDGLSDGIERGLATPFDATACADRFVPDLDASTTTDPTRADTDGDGIEDGVEDAGRDGALDEGETDPNDPTSPPASIGAACTASGRREVAITNVAPADLALVLPQGSTTVEVVSSGAPIGVLGRDAPTSVAFVALRVMPGDGVVGPLGLEEALRPALATAGALSEREAISTTTWDGAPALVVSYTQASTLDADDHANALVDVLAPGSTGRLDAATGATGAMQLRALYVLRSATEAVVLVSVAQRASVTGAAAESAAAFVAHDFVAGAALGTAGDALAPTCRLLSPLSTPQLDVLFVVDDSGSMRSSQTALGEAARAMARALENAQLDWRMGLVTSSYIAAAAGNSLRLRQFTRNANLVGAWLSENSVCVAGTCSQVPTTPEPASCPGDGSQGTHGGCWVSIAGAGAEAILGSARAAVNAIAPGTAPGEDESPMRIRAAARLVIVLVGDADDQTTGDATTSTNCGPGGTPERAGTACVPVADFVSFFGAAPNNPTGAPITVHGVVCPSGAACGCTAGVCDLTNGSREFNPQPIDGVSQQRHAAVVTATGGVLGSIVGAPAVLRAMDAITRDTIARTGHRVDVPLAAASLRVALSAVRDPLACDADDMPRSTVDGYRYDPQRRTLAFHGACRPATESETAAISFQRWAR from the coding sequence ATGACTCGCGTAACACTGTTCGTCGCCACGCTCGTGTTCCTCTCGGCGTGTGACGGAGAGGCCCCTCCGGGCGACGCGGGCCACGATCTCCCGGATGCCGCGCACGTCGTCGATGCTGCCGCGCCCGACGCGGGATCGGACGCGGGCGGCGAGGCACCGATCGACGCGGGCTCCGACGGCGGGTCCGACGCGTACGTTCCGCCGATCGACTCCGACTGCGACGGACTGATCGACGGTCCGACCCGCGAGGGATGGCTCGGCGAAGACCTCGACGGCGACGGCGAGCTCGACGAGGGCGAGACCGATCCGAGCGTGTTCGACAGCGACGGCGACGGGCTCTCGGACGGCATCGAGCGCGGGCTCGCGACGCCCTTCGACGCCACGGCGTGCGCCGATCGTTTCGTGCCCGACCTCGACGCGTCGACCACCACCGATCCGACGCGCGCCGACACCGACGGCGACGGCATCGAGGACGGCGTCGAGGACGCGGGCCGCGACGGAGCGCTCGACGAAGGCGAGACCGATCCGAACGACCCCACCTCGCCGCCCGCTTCGATCGGCGCGGCGTGCACCGCGAGCGGCCGTCGCGAGGTCGCGATCACCAACGTCGCGCCGGCGGATCTCGCGCTCGTGCTGCCGCAGGGATCGACGACGGTCGAGGTCGTGTCGTCGGGCGCGCCGATCGGCGTGCTCGGCCGCGACGCCCCGACCTCGGTCGCGTTCGTCGCGCTCCGCGTGATGCCCGGTGACGGCGTCGTCGGGCCGCTCGGCCTCGAGGAGGCGCTGCGCCCCGCGCTCGCGACCGCCGGCGCGCTGAGCGAGCGCGAGGCGATCTCCACGACCACGTGGGACGGCGCGCCCGCGCTCGTCGTCTCGTACACCCAGGCGAGCACGCTCGACGCCGACGACCACGCGAACGCGCTCGTCGATGTGCTCGCGCCGGGCAGCACCGGGCGCCTCGACGCCGCGACCGGCGCGACCGGCGCGATGCAGCTCCGCGCGCTCTACGTGCTCCGCAGCGCCACCGAGGCCGTCGTGCTGGTCTCGGTCGCCCAGCGCGCGAGCGTCACCGGCGCCGCGGCCGAGAGCGCCGCGGCGTTCGTGGCGCACGACTTCGTCGCGGGCGCGGCGCTCGGCACCGCGGGCGACGCGCTCGCGCCGACGTGCCGTCTCCTCTCGCCGCTCTCCACGCCGCAGCTCGACGTGCTCTTCGTCGTCGACGACAGCGGCTCGATGCGTTCCTCGCAGACCGCGCTCGGCGAAGCAGCGCGTGCGATGGCGCGCGCGCTCGAGAACGCGCAGCTCGACTGGCGCATGGGCCTCGTGACGTCGAGCTACATCGCCGCGGCGGCGGGGAACTCGCTGCGGCTGCGCCAGTTCACGCGCAACGCGAACCTCGTCGGCGCATGGCTCTCCGAGAACAGCGTCTGTGTCGCGGGCACGTGCTCTCAGGTGCCGACCACGCCCGAGCCCGCGAGCTGCCCGGGCGACGGCTCGCAGGGCACCCACGGCGGGTGCTGGGTCAGCATCGCGGGCGCGGGCGCCGAGGCGATCCTGGGCTCGGCGCGCGCCGCGGTGAACGCCATCGCGCCCGGCACCGCACCCGGCGAGGACGAGTCCCCGATGCGCATCCGCGCGGCCGCGCGGCTCGTGATCGTCCTCGTCGGCGATGCCGACGACCAGACGACCGGCGATGCCACCACGAGCACGAACTGCGGGCCCGGCGGCACCCCCGAGCGCGCGGGCACCGCGTGCGTGCCCGTCGCCGACTTCGTGAGCTTCTTCGGCGCGGCGCCGAACAACCCGACGGGCGCGCCGATCACGGTGCACGGCGTCGTCTGTCCCTCGGGCGCGGCGTGCGGGTGCACCGCCGGTGTCTGCGATCTCACGAACGGCAGTCGCGAGTTCAACCCCCAGCCGATCGACGGCGTGTCGCAGCAGCGCCACGCGGCGGTCGTCACCGCGACCGGCGGCGTGCTCGGCTCGATCGTCGGCGCGCCCGCGGTGCTGCGCGCGATGGACGCCATCACCCGGGACACGATCGCGCGCACCGGCCATCGCGTCGACGTGCCGCTCGCCGCGGCCTCGCTCCGTGTCGCGCTGAGCGCGGTGCGCGATCCGCTCGCGTGCGACGCCGACGACATGCCGCGCAGCACGGTCGACGGCTATCGCTACGATCCGCAGCGCCGCACGCTCGCGTTCCACGGCGCGTGCCGCCCCGCGACCGAGAGCGAGACCGCCGCGATCTCGTTCCAGCGCTGGGCGCGCTGA
- a CDS encoding sigma 54-interacting transcriptional regulator: protein MSTVSPGTLASAGARYLDLPRCSLVILSGGQRGEERVVEGDVFRIGKSEGNDLVLADETVSRVHCEIARERKGYLLRDLGSTNGTLLDGAEIKEAWLKPGAVITVGKVELKVRPFQERIELLPSEKDRFGEVYGTSIGMRQIFGLLERLGPTDATVLIGGETGTGKDVLARSIHQSSPRKAKPFVVVDCGAVVSTLIESELFGHEKGAFTGASASRQGAFELAHGGTLFLDEIGELPLDLQPKLLRALEQRAFRRVGGNKEIRVDIRVIAASKRNLRMEVERGKFREDLFFRLAVVPVELPSLRDRREDIPVLVERLLGQMGEAGTGAPRAVSKEAMDALRAHDWPGNVRELRNVLERAAYLARATGDREIRLTGVPLSISGSSPPSAVSVGGGSALEPARFDPSKSYRDTRSDWEAKFERAYVGWLLDRHSFNISAAARAADMDRKYLYRLAKKHGLHPTQAGEGDEES, encoded by the coding sequence GTGAGCACCGTGTCCCCGGGCACGCTGGCCTCGGCCGGCGCGCGTTACCTCGATCTGCCGCGATGCTCGCTCGTCATCCTGAGCGGCGGGCAGCGCGGGGAAGAGCGCGTGGTCGAAGGCGACGTCTTCCGCATCGGCAAGAGCGAGGGCAACGACCTCGTGCTCGCCGACGAGACGGTCTCGCGCGTCCACTGCGAGATCGCGCGCGAGCGCAAGGGCTACCTGCTGCGCGATCTCGGATCGACCAACGGCACGCTGCTCGACGGCGCCGAGATCAAGGAAGCGTGGCTCAAGCCGGGCGCCGTGATCACGGTCGGCAAGGTCGAGCTCAAGGTGCGTCCGTTCCAGGAGCGCATCGAGCTCTTGCCGAGCGAGAAGGATCGCTTCGGCGAGGTCTACGGCACGTCGATCGGGATGCGGCAGATCTTCGGTCTGCTCGAGCGGCTCGGGCCGACCGACGCGACGGTGCTGATCGGCGGCGAGACCGGCACCGGCAAGGACGTGCTCGCGCGATCGATCCACCAGAGCTCGCCGCGCAAGGCGAAGCCGTTCGTGGTGGTCGACTGCGGCGCGGTGGTCTCGACGCTGATCGAGAGCGAGCTCTTCGGGCACGAGAAGGGCGCGTTCACCGGCGCGAGCGCGTCGCGTCAGGGCGCGTTCGAGCTCGCGCACGGAGGCACGCTCTTCCTCGACGAGATCGGCGAGCTGCCGCTCGATCTGCAGCCGAAGCTGCTGCGCGCGCTCGAGCAGCGCGCGTTCCGGCGCGTCGGCGGCAACAAGGAGATCCGGGTCGACATCCGGGTGATCGCCGCGAGCAAGCGCAACCTGCGGATGGAGGTCGAGCGCGGGAAGTTCCGCGAGGATCTCTTCTTCCGACTCGCGGTCGTGCCGGTCGAATTGCCTTCGCTGCGCGATCGGCGCGAGGACATCCCGGTGCTCGTCGAGCGTCTGCTCGGGCAGATGGGCGAGGCCGGCACCGGTGCGCCGCGCGCGGTGAGCAAGGAAGCGATGGACGCGCTGCGCGCCCACGACTGGCCGGGCAACGTGCGCGAGCTGCGCAACGTGCTCGAGCGCGCGGCGTACCTCGCGCGGGCGACCGGCGATCGCGAGATCCGTCTGACGGGCGTGCCGCTCTCGATCTCGGGGTCGAGCCCGCCGAGCGCGGTGAGCGTGGGCGGTGGCAGCGCGCTCGAGCCGGCGCGCTTCGATCCGAGCAAGAGCTATCGCGACACGCGCTCGGACTGGGAAGCGAAGTTCGAGCGCGCGTACGTGGGTTGGTTGCTCGATCGCCACTCGTTCAACATCTCGGCGGCGGCGCGCGCGGCGGACATGGATCGCAAGTACCTGTATCGCCTCGCGAAGAAGCACGGCCTGCATCCGACGCAGGCGGGCGAGGGCGACGAGGAGAGCTGA